A single Nicotiana tabacum cultivar K326 chromosome 5, ASM71507v2, whole genome shotgun sequence DNA region contains:
- the LOC107786133 gene encoding AT-hook motif nuclear-localized protein 23-like — MAGLDLSTASHFVHQLHHPSDFNLQRQPDDIEVNYKNQFSDDHHHGDSGGGHQNQGEIVGRRPRGRPPGSKNKAKPPVIITRESANTLRAHILEIGNGCDVFECVSTYARRRQRGICILSGSGTVTNVTIRQPAAAGSVVTLHGRFEILSLSGSFLPPPAPPGATSLTIFLAGGQGQVVGGSVVGELIASGPVIVIASSFTNVAYERLPLEEDEGSLQIQPQVSQVSSGNGPNSGGGGGGGGVNNNQFPDPSSGFPFFNLPLNMPNGQLPFGV, encoded by the exons ATGGCTGGTTTGGATTTAAGCACTGCTTCTCATTTTGTTCATCAACTTCACCATCCATCTGACTTTAATCTCCAAAGACAACCTGATGATATTGAAGTTAACTACAAAAATCAATTTTCCGATGACCATCACCACGGCGATAGTGGCGGCGGTCACCAGAATCAAG GTGAAATTGTTGGTCGGCGACCTAGAGGCCGGCCACCGGGGTCCAAGAACAAGGCAAAACCACCAGTAATCATCACTAGGGAAAGTGCAAATACCTTAAGAGCACATATATTGGAGATTGGAAATGGATGTGATGTTTTTGAGTGTGTTTCAACTTATGCTCGAAGAAGACAACGTGGGATCTGTATATTAAGTGGTAGTGGGACAGTAACAAATGTGACCATTAGACAACCTGCGGCAGCTGGTTCTGTAGTTACATTGCATGGAAGATTTGAGATTCTCTCACTTTCTGGTTCTTTTTTGCCTCCACCAGCTCCTCCAG GTGCAACAAGCTTGACGATATTCTTGGCTGGTGGACAAGGACAAGTGGTAGGAGGAAGTGTTGTAGGGGAATTGATTGCTTCTGGACCAGTTATTGTTATAGCTTCATCTTTTACAAATGTTGCATATGAGAGATTGCCATTAGAGGAAGATGAAGGAAGTCTCCAAATTCAACCACAGGTATCACAAGTTTCTAGTGGCAATGGCCCTAATAGCGGTGGCggcggtggtggtggtggtgttaATAATAACCAATTTCCTGACCCTTCATCTGGATTTCCATTCTTTAACCTTCCTTTGAATATGCCTAATGGTCAGCTACCATTTGGAGTCTGa
- the LOC107812242 gene encoding AT-hook motif nuclear-localized protein 10 isoform X2, with protein MDSQEPPPLHHPPHLQSLPPHHQPPPPHAHGSMVSPPPPPPQFHQPHQPHQQKQPTFPTHNNIQQQQQQQQSQQQNLQFPFNSVSGPNPKPNLDYSDGSSSAALGLSIEPAKKKRVVSHTDSAAAGNNGENPSKKSRGRPPGSGKKQVEAFGAVGFGFTPHLITVNIGEDISSKVMAFSQQGPRAVCILSANGAVSNVTLRQPAMGGGTVTYEGRFEIISLSGSFLLSESNGSRSRTGGLSVSLSGPDGRVLGGGVAGMLMAATPVQVVVGSFIAEGKKPKSKAPSPPPPSNMLNFGAPVTEASSPSQGASSDSSDENGGSPLGHEQGPFGNAAQPMHGMPTYWGQTM; from the exons ATGGATTCTCAAGAACCCCCACCACTTCACCACCCACCCCACCTTCAATCTCTACCACCCCACCACCAACCACCACCCCCACATGCCCATGGATCAATGGTgtcacccccacccccaccaccCCAATTCCACCAACCCCACCAACCCCACCAACAAAAACAACCCACCTTTCCCACACACAACAATAtccagcagcagcagcaacagcaacaatcccaacaacaaaacttacaatttcCCTTCAATTCAGTTTCTGGACCAAACCCAAAACCCAATCTTGATTACTCTGATGGATCATCATCTGCTGCTTTAGGTTTAAGCATTGAGCCTGCTAAGAAGAAAAGAG TGGTGAGTCATACAGATTCTGCTGCTGCTGGTAATAATGGAGAGAACCCTTCTAAGAAGTCCCGCGGGAGGCCTCCTGGCTCGGGAAAGAAACAAGTAGAAGCTTTTG GTGCAGTTGGATTTGGCTTCACACCACATTTAATCACTGTGAATATTGGCGAG GACATATCGTCAAAGGTAATGGCTTTCTCACAGCAAGGACCACGGGCAGTTTGTATTCTATCTGCAAATGGAGCTGTATCTAATGTCACCCTTCGCCAACCTGCAATGGGTGGTGGCACTGTGACCTATGAG GGCCGATTTGAAATCATCTCATTATCGGGTTCATTCTTGCTATCAGAAAGTAATGGTAGCCGTAGCAGAACAGGTGGTCTAAGCGTGTCACTATCTGGGCCAGATGGTAGAGTTTTGGGCGGTGGAGTTGCAGGAATGCTTATGGCTGCCACTCCGGTACAG GTGGTTGTGGGTAGCTTTATTGCGGAAGGGAAAAAGCCCAAGTCTAAGGCACCATCTCCACCTCCACCTTCCAATATGTTGAATTTTGGTGCTCCGGTCACCGAGGCGAGCTCTCCTTCCCAGGGTGCCTCAAGCGACTCATCGGATGAGAATGGTGGCAGTCCTCTCGGCCACGAACAAGGACCTTTCGGTAATGCTGCTCAACCAATGCACGGTATGCCAACGTACTGGGGCCAAACAATGTGA
- the LOC107812242 gene encoding AT-hook motif nuclear-localized protein 8 isoform X3, with protein MDSQEPPPLHHPPHLQSLPPHHQPPPPHAHGSMVSPPPPPPQFHQPHQPHQQKQPTFPTHNNIQQQQQQQQSQQQNLQFPFNSVSGPNPKPNLDYSDGSSSAALGLSIEPAKKKRDSAAAGNNGENPSKKSRGRPPGSGKKQVEAFGAVGFGFTPHLITVNIGEDISSKVMAFSQQGPRAVCILSANGAVSNVTLRQPAMGGGTVTYEGRFEIISLSGSFLLSESNGSRSRTGGLSVSLSGPDGRVLGGGVAGMLMAATPVQVVVGSFIAEGKKPKSKAPSPPPPSNMLNFGAPVTEASSPSQGASSDSSDENGGSPLGHEQGPFGNAAQPMHGMPTYWGQTM; from the exons ATGGATTCTCAAGAACCCCCACCACTTCACCACCCACCCCACCTTCAATCTCTACCACCCCACCACCAACCACCACCCCCACATGCCCATGGATCAATGGTgtcacccccacccccaccaccCCAATTCCACCAACCCCACCAACCCCACCAACAAAAACAACCCACCTTTCCCACACACAACAATAtccagcagcagcagcaacagcaacaatcccaacaacaaaacttacaatttcCCTTCAATTCAGTTTCTGGACCAAACCCAAAACCCAATCTTGATTACTCTGATGGATCATCATCTGCTGCTTTAGGTTTAAGCATTGAGCCTGCTAAGAAGAAAAGAG ATTCTGCTGCTGCTGGTAATAATGGAGAGAACCCTTCTAAGAAGTCCCGCGGGAGGCCTCCTGGCTCGGGAAAGAAACAAGTAGAAGCTTTTG GTGCAGTTGGATTTGGCTTCACACCACATTTAATCACTGTGAATATTGGCGAG GACATATCGTCAAAGGTAATGGCTTTCTCACAGCAAGGACCACGGGCAGTTTGTATTCTATCTGCAAATGGAGCTGTATCTAATGTCACCCTTCGCCAACCTGCAATGGGTGGTGGCACTGTGACCTATGAG GGCCGATTTGAAATCATCTCATTATCGGGTTCATTCTTGCTATCAGAAAGTAATGGTAGCCGTAGCAGAACAGGTGGTCTAAGCGTGTCACTATCTGGGCCAGATGGTAGAGTTTTGGGCGGTGGAGTTGCAGGAATGCTTATGGCTGCCACTCCGGTACAG GTGGTTGTGGGTAGCTTTATTGCGGAAGGGAAAAAGCCCAAGTCTAAGGCACCATCTCCACCTCCACCTTCCAATATGTTGAATTTTGGTGCTCCGGTCACCGAGGCGAGCTCTCCTTCCCAGGGTGCCTCAAGCGACTCATCGGATGAGAATGGTGGCAGTCCTCTCGGCCACGAACAAGGACCTTTCGGTAATGCTGCTCAACCAATGCACGGTATGCCAACGTACTGGGGCCAAACAATGTGA
- the LOC107812242 gene encoding AT-hook motif nuclear-localized protein 10 isoform X1, with protein MDSQEPPPLHHPPHLQSLPPHHQPPPPHAHGSMVSPPPPPPQFHQPHQPHQQKQPTFPTHNNIQQQQQQQQSQQQNLQFPFNSVSGPNPKPNLDYSDGSSSAALGLSIEPAKKKRGRPRKYSTDNNNNNNNNNNNNNIALGLSPNPVTQIPSVVSHTDSAAAGNNGENPSKKSRGRPPGSGKKQVEAFGAVGFGFTPHLITVNIGEDISSKVMAFSQQGPRAVCILSANGAVSNVTLRQPAMGGGTVTYEGRFEIISLSGSFLLSESNGSRSRTGGLSVSLSGPDGRVLGGGVAGMLMAATPVQVVVGSFIAEGKKPKSKAPSPPPPSNMLNFGAPVTEASSPSQGASSDSSDENGGSPLGHEQGPFGNAAQPMHGMPTYWGQTM; from the exons ATGGATTCTCAAGAACCCCCACCACTTCACCACCCACCCCACCTTCAATCTCTACCACCCCACCACCAACCACCACCCCCACATGCCCATGGATCAATGGTgtcacccccacccccaccaccCCAATTCCACCAACCCCACCAACCCCACCAACAAAAACAACCCACCTTTCCCACACACAACAATAtccagcagcagcagcaacagcaacaatcccaacaacaaaacttacaatttcCCTTCAATTCAGTTTCTGGACCAAACCCAAAACCCAATCTTGATTACTCTGATGGATCATCATCTGCTGCTTTAGGTTTAAGCATTGAGCCTGCTAAGAAGAAAAGAGGCAGGCCCCGAAAGTACTCTactgataataataataataataataataataataataataataacattgcTTTAGGCCTTTCTCCTAATCCAGTTACTCAAATTCCTTCAGTGGTGAGTCATACAGATTCTGCTGCTGCTGGTAATAATGGAGAGAACCCTTCTAAGAAGTCCCGCGGGAGGCCTCCTGGCTCGGGAAAGAAACAAGTAGAAGCTTTTG GTGCAGTTGGATTTGGCTTCACACCACATTTAATCACTGTGAATATTGGCGAG GACATATCGTCAAAGGTAATGGCTTTCTCACAGCAAGGACCACGGGCAGTTTGTATTCTATCTGCAAATGGAGCTGTATCTAATGTCACCCTTCGCCAACCTGCAATGGGTGGTGGCACTGTGACCTATGAG GGCCGATTTGAAATCATCTCATTATCGGGTTCATTCTTGCTATCAGAAAGTAATGGTAGCCGTAGCAGAACAGGTGGTCTAAGCGTGTCACTATCTGGGCCAGATGGTAGAGTTTTGGGCGGTGGAGTTGCAGGAATGCTTATGGCTGCCACTCCGGTACAG GTGGTTGTGGGTAGCTTTATTGCGGAAGGGAAAAAGCCCAAGTCTAAGGCACCATCTCCACCTCCACCTTCCAATATGTTGAATTTTGGTGCTCCGGTCACCGAGGCGAGCTCTCCTTCCCAGGGTGCCTCAAGCGACTCATCGGATGAGAATGGTGGCAGTCCTCTCGGCCACGAACAAGGACCTTTCGGTAATGCTGCTCAACCAATGCACGGTATGCCAACGTACTGGGGCCAAACAATGTGA
- the LOC107812244 gene encoding AP-2 complex subunit mu, which produces MPVAASAIYFLNLRGDVLINRLYRDDVGGNMVDAFRMHIMQSKELGTCPVRQIGGCSFLYMRISNVYIVIVVSSNANVACAFKFVVEAVTLFKSYFGGAFDEDAIRNNFVLIYELLDEIMDFGYPQNLSPEILKLYITQEGVRSSFSSKHVDKPVPNATLQVTGAVGWRREGLHYKKNEVFLDIVESVNLLMSSKGSVLRCDVTGKILMKCFLSGMPDLKLGLNDKIGLEKESQLKSRPAKSGKTIELDDVTFHQCVNLTRFNSEKTVSFVPPDGEFELMKYRITEGVNLPFRVLPTIKELGRTRMEVNVKVKSVFGAKMFALGVVIKIPVPKQTAKTSFQVTSGRAKYNPAIDCLVWKIRKFPGQTESTLSAEVELISTITEKKSLTRPPIQMEFQVPMFTASGLRVRFLKVWEKSGYNTVEWVRYITKAGSYEIRC; this is translated from the exons ATGCCAGTGGCGGCTTCAGCAATATATTTTTTGAATCTTCGTGGAGATGTACTTATAAATCGCCTCTACCGCGATGATGTTGG AGGGAATATGGTAGATGCTTTCCGGATGCATATAATGCAGTCAAAAGAACTTGGTACATGTCCTGTCCGGCAGATTGGAGGCTGCTCTTTTTTGTACATGAGAATTAGCAATGTCTATATTGTGATTGTTGTTAGCAGCAATGCAAATGTTGCATGTGCATTCAAGTTTGTTGTTGAG GCTGTTACATTATTCAAATCATATTTTGGTGGTGCCTTTGATGAAGATGCCATTCGTAATAATTTTGTTTTGATTTATGAGCTATTGGACG AAATTATGGACTTCGGTTACCCTCAAAATCTTTCACCTGAAATCTTGAAACTCTATATTACTCAGGAAGGTGTTCGGTCATCCTTCTCATCCAAG CATGTAGATAAGCCAGTTCCAAATGCAACATTACAAGTTACTGGTGCGGTTGGTTGGCGCAGGGAGGGTCTTCATTATAAGAAGAATGAG GTGTTTCTGGATATTGTGGAAAGTGTTAATCTCCTTATGTCTTCAAAAG GTAGCGTCCTCCGTTGTGATGTAACTGGGAAAATTCTCATGAAATGCTTCCTTTCTGGAATGCCTGATCTGAAGTTGggattaaatgataaaattggtcttgagaaagagTCACAGCTCAAGTCCCGTCCTGCTAAGAG CGGCAAAACGATTGAGCTTGATGACGTTACTTTCCACCAGTGTGTAAATTTGACAAGATTCAACTCAGAAAAGACTGTCAGCTTTGTGCCGCCTGATGGTGAATTTGAATTGATGAA GTACCGTATTACTGAAGGAGTAAATCTTCCTTTCCGGGTATTACCAACTATCAAGGAATTAGGTCGTACACGTATGGAAGTGAATGTTAAG GTTAAGAGTGTGTTTGGTGCAAAAATGTTTGCTCTGGGAGTTGTCATTAAAATTCCTGTGCCAAAGCAAACTGCAAAAACAAGCTTCCAGGTGACATCAGGGAGAGCAAAGTATAATCCAGCCATTGACTGTTTGGTGTGGAA AATAAGAAAATTTCCGGGGCAAACTGAGTCAACATTGAGTGCTGAGGTTGAGTTAATTTCGACAATTACAGAGAAGAAGTCCTTGACTCGGCCGCCAATTCAGATGGAATTTCAG GTTCCCATGTTTACAGCATCTGGATTGCGTGTTCGGTTTCTCAAG GTGTGGGAGAAGAGTGGCTACAACACAGTTGAATGGGTTCGTTACATCACTAAAGCTGGTTCATATGAGATAAGGTGCTAA